In Xiphophorus maculatus strain JP 163 A chromosome 15, X_maculatus-5.0-male, whole genome shotgun sequence, the following are encoded in one genomic region:
- the rfx6 gene encoding DNA-binding protein RFX6 — protein sequence MPMKRSSESSARGDMFLIHSFAKALRNSPEINSDFNGQTTFHQEDDSGIKSEDSNETPSSEDEHDLLELNSDLSMKQSNSSSRKTISQIIKDKKKQTQLTLQWLEENYIVCEGVCLPRCILYAHYLDFCRKEKLEPACAATFGKTIRQKFPLLTTRRLGTRGHSKYHYYGIGIKESSAYYHSVYSGKGLTRFSGSKLKNEGGFTRKYSLSSKTGTLLPDFPNAQHLVLQGNISREKVDTLIMMYKTHCQCILDNAININFEEIQNFLLHFWQGMPDHLLPLLENPIIVDVFCVCDSILYKVLTDVLIPATMQEMPESLLADIRNFAKHWEHWLASSLENLPECLAAKKLPIARRFVSSLKRQTSFLHLAQIARPALFDQTVVTGMVLDIDCVDLSSINSQPLLSASAAGDQDSDIYSEYDSVSVFQELKELLRKNATVESFIEWLDSVVEHKVIKPGKQCGRSVKKRAQDFLLRWSFFGARIMHNLTLNNASSFGSFHLIRMLLDEYILLALETQFNNDKEQDLQNLLEKYMKNADASKAAFMASPSSCFLANRSKAPTSVDQSVKNESLGGHAYMLLSTNQQQDLEAKAVLYQGNDSSGFTSSGGQMDFSQVSGPLMTPPISPAALVHRGSVINQGPMAGRPLTPSSCSFSSPSCLSSLSEITQPSPCSSYPETLYHCLPQSSGFFPAAGSGPSAQTYQTAPRSQVQNPCLTAIQTHNPPVGCHLARYPSLGDPALSKDGFYPPSVHHSSGSGDCSLTAYGAAVRPPSRYTPGPEPVQTEPGLGQQAGAPQILDAADGFGFMGAGLNLAGGGGCQGSAYGVLGHGGFYGNGSFLASQRVNPLVDQHVSVISSVGNLRPFSAAFSEVHDPLNILDEPGRKTSGSFFSEAESGTGHHPLPPSGSATCMFGLPSPFSSQDALTSLQRGAASSEVQDLVSSLPPINTVFMGGAQ from the exons AATCAGTCAGATCATCAAGGACAAGAAGAAACAAACGCAGCTAACGCTACAGTG gctTGAGGAGAACTACATCGTGTGTGAAGGAGTGTGTCTGCCTCGTTGCATCCTTTATGCTCACTATCTGGACTTCTGCAGGAAAGAGAAACTAGAGCCTGCATGTGCTGCTACTTTTGGAAag ACAATTCGACAAAAGTTTCCTCTTCTGACAACAAGACGACTCGGCACCAGAGGACACTccaa ATATCATTACTATGGAATTGGGATCAAAGAGAGCAGCGCGTATTATCACTCCGTGTATTCGGGTAAAGGTTTGACCAG ATTTTCAGGGAGTAAGCTCAAGAAtgag gGTGGCTTTACCAGGAAATACTCTTTGAGCTCTAAAACCGGAACGCTGCTTCCGGACTTCCCCAACGCCCAGCATCTCGTGCTGCAGGGAAATATTTCCAGAGAAAAG GTTGACACTCTGATCATGATGTATAAAACTCACTGCCAGTGCATCCTGGATAACGCCATCAATATCAACTTTGAAGAG atCCAGAATTTCCTGCTCCACTTCTGGCAGGGAATGCCCGACCATCTGCTGCCGCTGCTAGAAAACCCGATTATAGTCGACGTCTTCTGTGTCTGTGACTCCATCCTCTACAAG GTTCTAACTGACGTTTTAATTCCGGCCACGATGCAGGAAATGCCTGAGAG ttTATTGGCAGACATAAGAAACTTTGCCAAACACTGGGAACATTGGTTGGCCTCGTCTCTGGAGAACctcccagaatgccttgcagCAAAGAAGCTCCCCATCGCACGACGCTTCGTCTCCTCGCTGAAGAGGCAGACATCTTTCCTGCACCTGGCACAG ATTGCCCGGCCGGCTCTTTTCGACCAAACTGTGGTGACCGGCATGGTTCTGGACATCGACTGCGTGGATCTCAGCAGCATCAATTCACAGCCGCTGCTCAGCGCATCGGCAGCCGGAGACCAGGACTCGGATATTTACTCTGAGT acgACTCCGTCAGTGTTTTTCAGGAGCTGAAGGAGCTGCTGAGGAAAAATGCCACAGTTGAGTCGTTCATAGAGTGGCTGGACTCGGTGGTGGAGCACAAAGTCATCAAG cCTGGCAAGCAGTGCGGTCGATCCGTGAAGAAGCGAGCTCAGGATTTCCTCCTCCGGTGGAGCTTCTTTGGTGCACGGATCATGCACAACCTCACGCTCAACAACGCCTCCAGCTTCG GTTCCTTCCATCTGATCCGGATGCTGTTAGACGAGTACATCCTGTTGGCGCTGGAGACACAGTTCAACAACGACAAGGAGCAGGACCTGCAGAACCTTCtggaaaaatacatgaaaaatgcAG ATGCCAGTAAAGCTGCGTTCATGGCGTCGCCCAGTTCCTGCTTTCTGGCGAACCGCAGCAAAGCCCCCACCTCCGTCGACCAATCGGTGAAGAACGAATCCTTGGGAGGACACGCCTACATGCTTCTGTCGACCAATCAGCAGCAGGATCTGGAAGCTAAAGCCGTCCTCTATCAGGGGAACGACAGTTCTGGCTTCACGTCTTCAG GCGGTCAGATGGACTTCTCTCAGGTCAGCGGACCCCTCATGACGCCGCCCATCTCCCCGGCCGCGTTGGTCCATCGGGGCTCCGTCATCAACCAGGGGCCCATGGCGGGGAGGCCCCTGACGCCCTCTTCCTGCTCCTTCTCTTCACCCTCCTGCCTTTCCTCTCTCAGTGAAATCACGCAGCCCAGCCCCTGCTCCTCGTACCCGGAGACCCTGTACCACTGCTTGCCGCAGTCCAGCGGGTTTTTTCCCGCCGCCGGCAGCGGGCCCTCGGCTCAGACCTACCAAACGGCTCCCAG gTCTCAGGTCCAGAATCCCTGCCTGACAGCAATTCAGACCCATAATCCTCCTGTGGGGTGCCATCTGGCCCGGTACCCGTCCCTGGGAGATCCGGCCCTGAGCAAGGACGGTTTCTACCCTCCGTCGGTCCACCACTCCTCTGGCAGCGGCGACTGCTCCCTGACGGCGTACGGCGCCGCGGTCCGGCCGCCATCCAGATACACGCCGGGTCCCGAACCGGTCCAGACAGAACCGGGTCTGGGTCAGCAGGCGGGGGCGCCTCAGATTCTGGACGCTGCAGACGGTTTTGGCTTCATGGGGGCCGGACTGAACCTCGCTGGTGGCGGCGGCTGTCAGGGGTCGGCGTACGGCGTTCTGGGTCATGGCG gtttctatGGCAACGGCAGCTTCTTGGCCAGCCAGCGAGTGAATCCTTTGGTTGATCAGCACGTGTCCGTCATCAGCAGCGTGGGAAACCTTCGCCCGTTCTCCGCAGCGTTCTCCGAGGTCCACGACCCGCTGAACATCCTGGACGAACCAGGCAGGAAAACGTCAGGAAGCTTTTTCAGCGAGGCAGAATCTGGAACAG GTCATCATCCTCTTCCCCCCTCCGGATCTGCGACCTGCATGTTCGGACTTCCGTCTCCGTTCAGCTCCCAGGACGCTCTGACGTCTCTGCAGCGCGGCGCGGCGTCCTCAGAGGTACAGGACCTGGTTTCCTCGCTGCCGCCCATCAACACCGTGTTCATGGGGGGAGCGCAGTGA